One Pseudomonadota bacterium DNA window includes the following coding sequences:
- the acpP gene encoding acyl carrier protein: MSAEAKLIDIIAEQLSVDKDKVVPGASFVDDLGADSLDLVELIMAMEEAFDIEIADEVAEKITTVKDAIEHVNKVAG, from the coding sequence ATGTCCGCAGAAGCAAAACTTATTGATATTATTGCCGAGCAGCTGAGCGTTGATAAAGACAAGGTTGTTCCGGGTGCCTCGTTTGTTGACGATCTTGGCGCTGACTCCCTTGATCTGGTGGAGCTGATCATGGCCATGGAAGAAGCTTTTGATATTGAAATCGCAGATGAAGTCGCCGAAAAGATCACCACCGTCAAGGATGCCATTGAGCACGTCAACAAAGTTGCCGGTTGA
- the fabG gene encoding 3-oxoacyl-[acyl-carrier-protein] reductase has product MSLEGRVAVVTGGSRGIGREICLKLSGMGARVVVNYVSNPAAGEETVAAVAEAGGDAKLYRFDVADSAGVDSAMAKIIEDCGRIDIVVNNAGITRDGLLMKMKESDWDQVLDTNLKGAFNCIKAVTRPMMKQRWGRIINISSVIGFLGNAGQVNYSAAKAGLVGLTRSVARELASRGITVNGVAPGYIDTDMTSGLSEEVKEKILAEIPMKAMGSAADVAAAVAYLASDDACYVTGQFIHVNGGMFMG; this is encoded by the coding sequence ATGAGCCTTGAGGGCAGAGTTGCGGTGGTGACCGGCGGCAGCAGGGGGATCGGCAGAGAGATCTGCCTGAAGCTTTCCGGAATGGGCGCTAGGGTTGTGGTGAACTATGTCAGTAACCCCGCAGCCGGTGAGGAGACAGTTGCCGCAGTTGCCGAGGCCGGAGGGGATGCAAAGCTGTACCGGTTTGATGTTGCCGATTCGGCCGGCGTTGATTCTGCGATGGCAAAAATTATCGAAGATTGCGGTCGGATCGATATAGTGGTAAATAATGCCGGTATAACCCGGGACGGTTTACTGATGAAGATGAAAGAATCCGACTGGGACCAGGTTCTTGATACCAACCTGAAAGGCGCTTTCAACTGCATCAAGGCGGTGACCAGGCCGATGATGAAACAGCGCTGGGGCCGGATCATCAATATCAGTTCGGTGATTGGTTTTCTCGGCAATGCGGGGCAGGTTAATTATTCCGCCGCCAAGGCCGGTCTGGTCGGACTGACCCGTTCTGTTGCCAGGGAGCTTGCTTCCAGAGGGATCACGGTAAACGGGGTTGCCCCGGGCTATATTGACACGGACATGACCAGCGGTCTGTCCGAGGAGGTCAAGGAGAAAATTCTTGCCGAAATACCGATGAAAGCCATGGGGTCTGCTGCGGATGTTGCCGCCGCTGTAGCCTATCTGGCTTCTGATGATGCGTGTTACGTGACCGGCCAGTTCATTCATGTGAATGGCGGCATGTTCATGGGATAA
- a CDS encoding electron transfer flavoprotein subunit alpha produces the protein MLKIDIEACIGCGLCEETCTFGAIKVEGGHAVVGDSCTLCGSCVDVCEVEALSIDKAEKEGKEDLSQWSGVWVYAEFRNGKVAQVAYELLGIGRKLADQRNVPLSAVLIGSGFANEADDLVAYGADRVYVADDPALAHFTDDAYGNVMEDLIREHQPEIVLAGATAIGRSFIPRLATMLGTGLTADCTGLAIREEDGMLLQTRPAFGGNIMATIECPANRPQMATVRPLVMKAIAKDISRKGEVIKIDPDKTRIQSRVRVLRSVKEESEQTNINEADVLVAGGRGLESEKGFAMIRELAALLGGAIAASRAAVDNGWIAYPHQVGQTGKTVCPKLYIACGISGAIQHMVGMQSSDNIVAINRDPHAPIFDVATYGIVGDVSVVVPKLIERLKERQAGGRS, from the coding sequence TAAGGTCGAAGGCGGACATGCCGTGGTGGGGGACAGCTGCACCCTCTGCGGCAGCTGTGTCGATGTCTGTGAAGTTGAGGCCTTAAGTATTGACAAGGCTGAAAAAGAAGGCAAAGAGGATCTTTCTCAATGGTCCGGGGTCTGGGTGTATGCCGAGTTCCGGAACGGGAAGGTGGCGCAGGTTGCCTATGAACTGCTCGGGATCGGCCGCAAGCTTGCCGATCAGCGGAACGTGCCGCTTTCAGCAGTCCTGATCGGTTCCGGTTTTGCAAATGAGGCCGATGATCTTGTCGCTTACGGCGCGGACCGGGTTTATGTGGCCGATGATCCCGCCCTTGCCCACTTCACTGATGACGCCTACGGCAACGTCATGGAGGATCTGATCCGCGAGCATCAACCGGAGATTGTTCTGGCTGGGGCCACCGCCATTGGCCGCTCTTTCATTCCACGGCTTGCCACCATGCTCGGAACAGGATTGACCGCAGATTGCACCGGACTTGCCATCCGCGAGGAAGATGGAATGCTCCTGCAGACCAGGCCGGCATTCGGCGGGAATATCATGGCGACTATCGAGTGTCCGGCTAACCGACCGCAGATGGCCACGGTAAGACCCCTGGTGATGAAAGCAATTGCCAAGGACATTTCCCGCAAGGGCGAGGTCATAAAAATTGACCCTGATAAAACCCGTATCCAGTCCAGAGTAAGGGTTTTGCGAAGCGTCAAGGAAGAATCAGAACAGACCAACATCAATGAAGCGGATGTTCTGGTCGCAGGAGGACGTGGCCTTGAAAGTGAGAAAGGGTTTGCCATGATCCGTGAACTGGCCGCGCTTCTTGGCGGGGCGATCGCCGCTTCAAGGGCGGCAGTCGATAACGGCTGGATTGCCTATCCGCATCAGGTGGGACAGACCGGTAAAACCGTCTGCCCGAAATTGTATATTGCCTGCGGCATATCCGGTGCAATCCAGCACATGGTCGGCATGCAGTCATCCGATAATATTGTTGCCATAAATCGTGACCCGCACGCCCCGATCTTTGATGTGGCAACGTACGGGATCGTTGGTGATGTTTCCGTGGTAGTGCCGAAACTGATTGAACGCCTGAAGGAGCGCCAGGCAGGCGGGAGGAGCTGA